Genomic DNA from Magnolia sinica isolate HGM2019 chromosome 4, MsV1, whole genome shotgun sequence:
GTTCAAGTGATGGATCAGCATACGTGTTCACTATGTTGAACTATTTCTGGATTGAGGACTGTGAATGCATCTAATGATGCTTTTTCTTTGTGCTTTCTGAGTTATTCTTTCTGGTATGAGTCTCTGAGATATGGTGTTGCAGAAGAGGTTAGACTACGGATTTAATGGCTACCAGGTGCCTGCCATGCCCCGAGCTTCAAGATCAGCAAGGGTAAATATTTACCACCATTTCAAATTCCAAATCATCCTGTTTCTTCGTTTGGTCACAGAACTTTATTCTAAAGTTTTACTAATTGACTATTAGGGAAAGCGTTCGTTTGGAAAGAAAGTTGAGGACAATCGGATGTGTGCATTTGACTTACTGGCTACCGTAGCCGGCAATTTGTTACTAGAAAAAGAGAGTTCTCCGGTTGCTTGCCACGTGACTTCTCAGTTTGCTGGAGGGGAGGATAATATCAAACAGGAACAACACAACGAAGGGAAACCATTTAAACAAGGCCCATGTGATCATCCTTGCAATCAGGGAAGCTGTGATGAGAGTGGATTTTACCCAAAAGTAACCTTGCGAAGGCATTCTGAAAACTATGCTTTAAAGGAACACTCCCATGTTCAAGATGATCTGACCCTGGGACCCACTTCTATGATAACAAAGTCTGAGAGATCAGAGAAACTCTCTTGTGCTGAGGAGTCACCGATTGGCAATAGCAGCAATGGATTTGAAAACTTTCCGGGCACTGTCCATGGAAAATGTCATGCTGAGAGAGGCTCCCTTAACTGCGCGGAATCTCATGATCACAAAGTGGGGGATGAAATCGAGAGAAATTTGGAAGCCGAGCATCAAAGGATTGGAAATGTGAAAAATGGAATTGTGCTAGATGTGTGCAGTACGGAGGATCCAATGGAAATGGATACTAAACCTCCTGCATTAGTTAGTTCAGACAGTAGCATTGAGGTGCCTTTGTGTGGGAACCACATTCTCAGTGGGTCACTCCCTAGGCATCAAGATAACTTGAAAGTAGTTAATAGAGATGATGACGAAAACTCTTCTGGGTGCACTCAACCCAGCCCCATATCCTTAAAGGCCTTCAGGCCACCTCGCCTTGGAGACAGGAGGATAAGGAAGCTGCTGGCATCCAAATACTGGAAAGTTGCTCCGACATTGTTCAAGGATGaggaactttctaattctggTATGCTGATTTTTCTGAGTTTAACAATATTAGTTACCATAGTCATTGTTGTTCATTATA
This window encodes:
- the LOC131243756 gene encoding telomere repeat-binding protein 3-like isoform X4 gives rise to the protein MVLQKRLDYGFNGYQVPAMPRASRSARGKRSFGKKVEDNRMCAFDLLATVAGNLLLEKESSPVACHVTSQFAGGEDNIKQEQHNEGKPFKQGPCDHPCNQGSCDESGFYPKVTLRRHSENYALKEHSHVQDDLTLGPTSMITKSERSEKLSCAEESPIGNSSNGFENFPGTVHGKCHAERGSLNCAESHDHKVGDEIERNLEAEHQRIGNVKNGIVLDVCSTEDPMEMDTKPPALVSSDSSIEVPLCGNHILSGSLPRHQDNLKVVNRDDDENSSGCTQPSPISLKAFRPPRLGDRRIRKLLASKYWKVAPTLFKDEELSNSDSETNTVFRSRKICYTRQRTQRCSPFKKRKLVEQSSVSTSDGGISSEGVSNSPAKAIKGEANGSTASLHGASGASSPVPAQKPSFGPEDSHEALSFLCTVKLSIKSFRVPELFIEIPETATVGSLKRTVMEAVTAILGGGLRVGVLLQGKKVRDDSKTLLQTGISHDDKLDGLGFTLEPNTSHAPPPLCCEDPHLLLPCDATQPLTRSPAVPALDQGVPDVPSKPQLTNLGNCIESDHDSVPSPADMSLEKTMPDSRALVAIPSMSVEALAVVPLHRKSRRSELVQRRIRRPFSVTEVEALVQAVEKLGTGS